One genomic window of Globicephala melas chromosome 8, mGloMel1.2, whole genome shotgun sequence includes the following:
- the CCDC88B gene encoding coiled-coil domain-containing protein 88B isoform X1, which translates to MIRGHDGPAAWRVWNLNRLWGRLRDFYQEELQLLILSPPPDLQALGFDPFSEEAVEELEGILRLLLGASVQCEHRELFIRHIQGLSLEVQSELAAAIQEVTQPGAGLVLALAGPEPGELAPPELEMLSRSLVGTLLRLARERDVGAQRLAELLLERQLAAPSLPEAPARTPPEGASHHLALQLANTKAQLRRVRQELEEKAELLLDSQVEVQGLEAEIRRLRQEAQALSGQAKRAELYREEAEALRERAGRLPRLQEELRRCRERLQAAEACKGQLEEERALSGALEASKALLEEQLDASQERCARLHETQRENLLLRTRLGEAHAELSSLRHQVDQLAEENVELELELQRSLEPAPGSPGEAPLPGAAPSLHEEVREAEAGRLRTLERENRELRGLLRALQGQPGGQHPLLEEPSEDSVIAEPDSAPQTRLASDHGPQGLASQAGDEGPQALDPAPLASDSALEGLAECPQASDLDPKVVERPLQAAVTVPVGTMAQKSGPAVGAQESLQKAGLGASLQTPAAVAPPQGPDIKIEAQLSPGGETGESVPEALGLRQEDPESKPGLSEPSLCGQLEETLDQRLDLPKGRAEAREHEQKLERMVGDPAQQKPQQKLEGAPEAQTWEGRIPGEILSGGVPEQEALKEEMARLRREAEALRAELEAQAWRLEARGTEAARLSEELAQARRAEAEAHREVEAQARELARLREAVEAAGQELEAASRERGALAEVLAATGRERRQWEREAPRLRARAEAAEEQLQVLQSESRRHLEEAERERRERQALQEELEKATARGQELGARLEHLQRELERATLEHQEFLREQEVQHQRYRGLEQRLEAELQVAATSKEEALLALKTRALQLEEELFQLRQGAVGQGPEKQAEQRVTEAQSARLIEVERSNATLAAEKAALQGQLQHLEGQLGSLRGRAQELLLQSQRAQEQSSCLQAEKSVLELQGQELHRKLGVLEEEVQAARRSQEETRGQQQALLRDHEALAQLQRRQEAELEGLLARHRDLKANMRALELAHRELQGRHEQLQAQRAHVEAQEVALLAERERLVQDGHRQRGLEEELRRLQSEHDRAQMLLAEVSQERGELQGERGELRGRLARLELERAQLEAQSLRLRESNQQLDLSACRLATQCELLTELRSAQEEENRQLLAEVQALSRENRELLERSLESRDHLHREQREYLDQLNALRREKQKLVEKIMDQYRVLEPGPLPRTKKGSWLADKVKRLMRPRREGGPHGGPRLGADGAGSTESLGGPPETELSEGREADGTGSPSPAPVRRAQSSLCLRDETLAGGQRRKLSSRFPVGRSSESFSPGDTPRQRFRQRRPGPLGAPSSHGKGPSVGWDGSVETLAEREADANREDVEVQESEKRALAPSLSQ; encoded by the exons ATGATCAGGGGCCACGATGGGCCCGCAGCCTGGCGGGTGTGGAACCTGAACCGCCTGTGGGGCCGGCTGAGGGACTTCTACCAG GAGGAGCTGCAGCTGCTGATCCTGTCTCCACCCCCAGACCTCCAGGCGCTGGGGTTTGACCCCTTCTCAG aggaggcggtggaggagctGGAAGGCATCCTTAGGCTACTGCTGGGGGCATCAGTGCAG TGTGAGCACCGGGAGCTGTTCATCCGGCACATCCAGGGCCTCAGCCTGGAGGTCCAGAGTGAGCTGGCTGCTGCCATCCAGGAG GTGACCCAGCCCGGGGCCGGCTTGGTGCTGGCGCTGGCTGGGCCCGAGCCTGGGGAGCTGGCGCCTCCGGAGCTGGAAATGCTGTCCCGGAGCCTGGTGGGGACACTGTTGAGGCTGGCTCGGGAGCGGGACGTGGGGGCCCAG CGGCTGGCTGAGTTGCTGCTGGAGCGGCAGCTGGCGGCCCCCTCGCTGCCTGAGGCTCCTGCCAGGACTCCCCCGGAGGGCGCCTCACACCACCTGGCCCTGCAGCTGGCCAACACCAAGGCCCAACTGCGGCGCGTCCGGCAGGAGCT GGAGGAGAAAGCCGAGCTGCTGCTAGATTCCCAGGTGGAGGTGCAGGGCTTGGAGGCCGAAATTCGAAGGCTCCGCCAGGAG GCCCAGGCGCTGTCGGGACAGGCCAAGCGGGCCGAGCTGTACCGCGAGGAGGCGGAGGCGCTGCGGGAGCGGGCCGGACGCCTGCCCCGCCTGCAGGAGGAACTGCGACGCTGCCGGGAGCGGCTGCAGGCAGCAGAGGCCTGCAAGGGCCAGCTGGAG GAGGAGCGGGCGCTCTCCGGGGCTCTGGAAGCCTCGAAGGCGCTGCTGGAGGAGCAGCTGGACGCCTCTCAGGAGCGCTGTGCTCGGCTGCATGAGACCCAGCGGGAGAACCTGCTGCTGCGGACCCGGCTGGGCGAGGCCCATGCG GAGCTGAGCTCTCTGCGGCATCAGGTGGACCAGCTGGCAGAGGAGAACGTGGAGCTGGAGTTGGAGCTTCAGCGGAGCCTGGAGCCAGCCCCAGGCTCTCCTGGGGAGG CGCCCCTGCCAGGAGCGGCTCCCTCTCTGCATGAAGAAGtgagggaggcagaggctgggcGGCTGCGGACCCTGGAGCGGGAGAATCGGGAGCTTCGAGGCCTGCTCCGGGCGCTGCAGGGGCAGCCGGGTGGCCAG CACCCCCTGCTGGAGGAGCCGAGCGAGGACTCCGTGATTGCAGAGCCAGACTCAGCTCCCCAGACTCGGCTGGCCTCAGACCATGGCCCCCAGGGCTTGGCTAGTCAGGCAGGGGATGAAGGCCCCCAGGCTTTGGACCCGGCTCCCCTGGCATCAGATTCAGCCCTCGAGGGGTTAGCTGAGTGTCCTCAGGCATCTGATTTGGACCCAAAGGTGGTGGAGAGGCCCCTCCAGGCGGCTGTCACAGTGCCTGTAGGCACGATGGCCCAGAAGTCAGGCCCCGCTGTAGGGGCACAGGAGTCCCTGCAGAAGGCTGGCCTTGGAGCCTCCCTCCAGACCCCTGCCGCTGTGGCCCCACCTCAGGGTCCAGATATCAAAATTGAGGCCCAGCTGTCGCCGGGAGGAGAGACTGGAGAGTCGGTGCCTGAAGCCTTGGGGCTGAGACAGGAGGACCCTGAGAGCAAACCTGGACTCTCGGAGCCCAGCCTCTGTGGGCAGTTGGAGGAGACCCTAGACCAGAGGCTGGACCTACCCAAGGGGCGAGCAGAGGCCAGAGAGCATGAACAGAAGTTGGAGAGGATGGTCGGGGACCCAGCCCAACAAAAACCACAGCAGAAGCTGGAGGGAGCTCCTGAGGCCCAGACCTGGGAGGGGAGGATCCCAGGGGAGATCCTGTCCGGTGGTGTCCCAGAGCAGGAGGCCCTCAAGGAGGAGATGGCACGGCTGAGGAGAGAGGCTGAGGCTCTTCGAGCTGAGCTGGAGGCCCaggcctggaggctggaggcccGAGGCACGGAGGCCGCCCGCCTCTCCGAGGAGCTGGCTCAGGCACGGAGGGCAGAGGCCGAGGCCCACCGGGAGGTGGAGGCCCAGGCCCGGGAGCTGGCCCGGCTGCGGGAGGCGGTGGAGGCCGCCGGCCAGGAGCTGGAGGCTGCGTCGCGGGAGCGCGGGGCGCTGGCGGAGGTGCTGGCAGCGACGGGCCGCGAGCGGAGGCAGTGGGAGCGAGAGGCGCCCAGGCTGCGGGCCCGGGCCGAGGCGGCCGAGGAGCAGTTGCAGGTGCTGCAGAGCGAGAGCCGCCGGCACCTGGAGGAGGCCGAGAGGGAGCGCCGGGAGAGGCAGGCCCTCCAGGAG GAGCTAGAGAAGGCCACGGCACggggccaggagctgggggcccGGCTGGAGCATCTGCAGAGGGAGCTGGAACGGGCGACTCTGGAGCACCAGGAATTTCTGCGGGAACAGGAGGTCCAGCACCAAAG GTACCGGGGCCTGGAGCAGCGGCTGGAAGCTGAGCTGCAGGTGGCGGCCACCAGCAAGGAGGAGGCGCTGCTGGCACTCAAAACGAGGGCCCTGCAGCTGGAGGAGGAGCTGTTCCAG CTGCGCCAGGGTGCTGTGGGACAGGGGCCTGAGAAGCAGGCTGAGCAGAGGGTCACGGAGGCCCAGAGCGCGCGGCTCATTGAGGTGGAGCGCAGC AACGCAACGCTGGCCGCCGAGAAGGCGGCTCTGCAGGGGCAGCTGCAGCACCtggaggggcagctggggagcCTGCGGGGGCGCGCCCAGGAGCTGCTGCTGCAGAGTCAGCGGGCACAGGAGCAGAGCAGCTGCCTGCAG GCTGAGAAGTCTGTACTGGAGCTGCAGGGCCAGGAGCTGCACAGGAAGCTGGGGGTGCTGGAGGAAGAGGTGCAGGCGGCGCGGCGCTCCCAGGAGGAGACCCGCGGGCAGCAGCAGGCCCTGCTTCGGGATCACGAGGCCCTGGCACAGCTGCAGCGGCGGCAGGAGGCTGAGCTAGAGGGGCTGCTGGCCCGGCACCGCGACCTCAAGGCCAACATGCGGGCACTGGAGCTGGCCCACCGGGAGCTGCAGGGCCG GCACGAGCAGCTGCAGGCCCAGAGGGCCCACGTGGAGGCGCAGGAGGTGGCCCTGCTGGCAGAGCGCGAACGCCTGGTGCAGGACGGGCATCGGCAGCGGGGCCTGGAGGAGGAGCTCCGGAGACTGCAGAGTGAGCATGACAG AGCTCAGATGCTGCTGGCGGAGGTGTCCCAGGAGCGAGGTGAGCTGCAGGGGGAACGCGGGGAGCTGCGGGGCCGGCTGGCGAGGCTGGAGCTGGAGCGGGCACAGCTGGAGGCGCAGAGCCTGCGACTGCGAGAGTCCAACCAGCAGTTGGACCTGAGCGCCTGCCGGCTGGCCACACAGTGTGAG CTGTTGACGGAGCTCCGGAGCGCCCAGGAAGAGGAGAACCGGCAGCTGCTGGCCGAGGTGCAGGCTCTGAGCCGGGAGAACCGGGAGCTCCTGGAGCGCAGCCTGGAGAGCCGGGACCACCTGCACCGCGAGCAGCGCGAGTACCT gGACCAGCTCAATGCCCTGCGCCGGGAGAAGCAGAAGCTGGTGGAGAAGATCATGGACCAGTACCGCGTgctggaacctgggcccctgccccGGACCAA GAAGGGCAGCTGGCTGGCAGACAAGGTGAAGAGGCTGATGAGGCCCCGGCGGGAGGGGGGCCCCCACGGGGGGCCGCGCCTGGGGGCCGATGGGGCTGGCAGCACCGAGAGCCTAGGGGGCCCCCCGGAGACggagctctctgagggcagggaggcAGATGGCACAG GGTCCCCCTCACCGGCACCCGTGCGCCGGgcccagagctccctgtgcttgCGGGATGAGACCCTGGCAGGTGGGCAGCGTCGGAAACTCAGCTCAAGATTTCCCGTGGGGCGAAGCTCTGAGTCATTCAGCCCCGGGGACACCCCGCGGCAGAGATTCCGACAGCGGCGCCCAGGCCCGCTGGGGGCACCCAGCTCCCATGGCAAAG GACCTAGCGTGGGATGGGATGGCTCTGTCGAGACCCTGGCGGAGCGCGAAGCAGATGCCAACAGAGAGG ACGTCGAGGTGCAGGAATCGGAGAAACGGGCTCTCGCGCCTTCCCTCAGCCAGTGA
- the CCDC88B gene encoding coiled-coil domain-containing protein 88B isoform X2: MIRGHDGPAAWRVWNLNRLWGRLRDFYQEELQLLILSPPPDLQALGFDPFSEEAVEELEGILRLLLGASVQCEHRELFIRHIQGLSLEVQSELAAAIQEVTQPGAGLVLALAGPEPGELAPPELEMLSRSLVGTLLRLARERDVGAQRLAELLLERQLAAPSLPEAPARTPPEGASHHLALQLANTKAQLRRVRQELEEKAELLLDSQVEVQGLEAEIRRLRQEAQALSGQAKRAELYREEAEALRERAGRLPRLQEELRRCRERLQAAEACKGQLEEERALSGALEASKALLEEQLDASQERCARLHETQRENLLLRTRLGEAHAELSSLRHQVDQLAEENVELELELQRSLEPAPGSPGEAPLPGAAPSLHEEVREAEAGRLRTLERENRELRGLLRALQGQPGGQHPLLEEPSEDSVIAEPDSAPQTRLASDHGPQGLASQAGDEGPQALDPAPLASDSALEGLAECPQASDLDPKVVERPLQAAVTVPVGTMAQKSGPAVGAQESLQKAGLGASLQTPAAVAPPQGPDIKIEAQLSPGGETGESVPEALGLRQEDPESKPGLSEPSLCGQLEETLDQRLDLPKGRAEAREHEQKLERMVGDPAQQKPQQKLEGAPEAQTWEGRIPGEILSGGVPEQEALKEEMARLRREAEALRAELEAQAWRLEARGTEAARLSEELAQARRAEAEAHREVEAQARELARLREAVEAAGQELEAASRERGALAEVLAATGRERRQWEREAPRLRARAEAAEEQLQVLQSESRRHLEEAERERRERQALQEELEKATARGQELGARLEHLQRELERATLEHQEFLREQEVQHQRYRGLEQRLEAELQVAATSKEEALLALKTRALQLEEELFQLRQGAVGQGPEKQAEQRVTEAQSARLIEVERSNATLAAEKAALQGQLQHLEGQLGSLRGRAQELLLQSQRAQEQSSCLQAEKSVLELQGQELHRKLGVLEEEVQAARRSQEETRGQQQALLRDHEALAQLQRRQEAELEGLLARHRDLKANMRALELAHRELQGRHEQLQAQRAHVEAQEVALLAERERLVQDGHRQRGLEEELRRLQSEHDRAQMLLAEVSQERGELQGERGELRGRLARLELERAQLEAQSLRLRESNQQLDLSACRLATQCELLTELRSAQEEENRQLLAEVQALSRENRELLERSLESRDHLHREQREYLDQLNALRREKQKLVEKIMDQYRVLEPGPLPRTKVPLTGTRAPGPELPVLAG, from the exons ATGATCAGGGGCCACGATGGGCCCGCAGCCTGGCGGGTGTGGAACCTGAACCGCCTGTGGGGCCGGCTGAGGGACTTCTACCAG GAGGAGCTGCAGCTGCTGATCCTGTCTCCACCCCCAGACCTCCAGGCGCTGGGGTTTGACCCCTTCTCAG aggaggcggtggaggagctGGAAGGCATCCTTAGGCTACTGCTGGGGGCATCAGTGCAG TGTGAGCACCGGGAGCTGTTCATCCGGCACATCCAGGGCCTCAGCCTGGAGGTCCAGAGTGAGCTGGCTGCTGCCATCCAGGAG GTGACCCAGCCCGGGGCCGGCTTGGTGCTGGCGCTGGCTGGGCCCGAGCCTGGGGAGCTGGCGCCTCCGGAGCTGGAAATGCTGTCCCGGAGCCTGGTGGGGACACTGTTGAGGCTGGCTCGGGAGCGGGACGTGGGGGCCCAG CGGCTGGCTGAGTTGCTGCTGGAGCGGCAGCTGGCGGCCCCCTCGCTGCCTGAGGCTCCTGCCAGGACTCCCCCGGAGGGCGCCTCACACCACCTGGCCCTGCAGCTGGCCAACACCAAGGCCCAACTGCGGCGCGTCCGGCAGGAGCT GGAGGAGAAAGCCGAGCTGCTGCTAGATTCCCAGGTGGAGGTGCAGGGCTTGGAGGCCGAAATTCGAAGGCTCCGCCAGGAG GCCCAGGCGCTGTCGGGACAGGCCAAGCGGGCCGAGCTGTACCGCGAGGAGGCGGAGGCGCTGCGGGAGCGGGCCGGACGCCTGCCCCGCCTGCAGGAGGAACTGCGACGCTGCCGGGAGCGGCTGCAGGCAGCAGAGGCCTGCAAGGGCCAGCTGGAG GAGGAGCGGGCGCTCTCCGGGGCTCTGGAAGCCTCGAAGGCGCTGCTGGAGGAGCAGCTGGACGCCTCTCAGGAGCGCTGTGCTCGGCTGCATGAGACCCAGCGGGAGAACCTGCTGCTGCGGACCCGGCTGGGCGAGGCCCATGCG GAGCTGAGCTCTCTGCGGCATCAGGTGGACCAGCTGGCAGAGGAGAACGTGGAGCTGGAGTTGGAGCTTCAGCGGAGCCTGGAGCCAGCCCCAGGCTCTCCTGGGGAGG CGCCCCTGCCAGGAGCGGCTCCCTCTCTGCATGAAGAAGtgagggaggcagaggctgggcGGCTGCGGACCCTGGAGCGGGAGAATCGGGAGCTTCGAGGCCTGCTCCGGGCGCTGCAGGGGCAGCCGGGTGGCCAG CACCCCCTGCTGGAGGAGCCGAGCGAGGACTCCGTGATTGCAGAGCCAGACTCAGCTCCCCAGACTCGGCTGGCCTCAGACCATGGCCCCCAGGGCTTGGCTAGTCAGGCAGGGGATGAAGGCCCCCAGGCTTTGGACCCGGCTCCCCTGGCATCAGATTCAGCCCTCGAGGGGTTAGCTGAGTGTCCTCAGGCATCTGATTTGGACCCAAAGGTGGTGGAGAGGCCCCTCCAGGCGGCTGTCACAGTGCCTGTAGGCACGATGGCCCAGAAGTCAGGCCCCGCTGTAGGGGCACAGGAGTCCCTGCAGAAGGCTGGCCTTGGAGCCTCCCTCCAGACCCCTGCCGCTGTGGCCCCACCTCAGGGTCCAGATATCAAAATTGAGGCCCAGCTGTCGCCGGGAGGAGAGACTGGAGAGTCGGTGCCTGAAGCCTTGGGGCTGAGACAGGAGGACCCTGAGAGCAAACCTGGACTCTCGGAGCCCAGCCTCTGTGGGCAGTTGGAGGAGACCCTAGACCAGAGGCTGGACCTACCCAAGGGGCGAGCAGAGGCCAGAGAGCATGAACAGAAGTTGGAGAGGATGGTCGGGGACCCAGCCCAACAAAAACCACAGCAGAAGCTGGAGGGAGCTCCTGAGGCCCAGACCTGGGAGGGGAGGATCCCAGGGGAGATCCTGTCCGGTGGTGTCCCAGAGCAGGAGGCCCTCAAGGAGGAGATGGCACGGCTGAGGAGAGAGGCTGAGGCTCTTCGAGCTGAGCTGGAGGCCCaggcctggaggctggaggcccGAGGCACGGAGGCCGCCCGCCTCTCCGAGGAGCTGGCTCAGGCACGGAGGGCAGAGGCCGAGGCCCACCGGGAGGTGGAGGCCCAGGCCCGGGAGCTGGCCCGGCTGCGGGAGGCGGTGGAGGCCGCCGGCCAGGAGCTGGAGGCTGCGTCGCGGGAGCGCGGGGCGCTGGCGGAGGTGCTGGCAGCGACGGGCCGCGAGCGGAGGCAGTGGGAGCGAGAGGCGCCCAGGCTGCGGGCCCGGGCCGAGGCGGCCGAGGAGCAGTTGCAGGTGCTGCAGAGCGAGAGCCGCCGGCACCTGGAGGAGGCCGAGAGGGAGCGCCGGGAGAGGCAGGCCCTCCAGGAG GAGCTAGAGAAGGCCACGGCACggggccaggagctgggggcccGGCTGGAGCATCTGCAGAGGGAGCTGGAACGGGCGACTCTGGAGCACCAGGAATTTCTGCGGGAACAGGAGGTCCAGCACCAAAG GTACCGGGGCCTGGAGCAGCGGCTGGAAGCTGAGCTGCAGGTGGCGGCCACCAGCAAGGAGGAGGCGCTGCTGGCACTCAAAACGAGGGCCCTGCAGCTGGAGGAGGAGCTGTTCCAG CTGCGCCAGGGTGCTGTGGGACAGGGGCCTGAGAAGCAGGCTGAGCAGAGGGTCACGGAGGCCCAGAGCGCGCGGCTCATTGAGGTGGAGCGCAGC AACGCAACGCTGGCCGCCGAGAAGGCGGCTCTGCAGGGGCAGCTGCAGCACCtggaggggcagctggggagcCTGCGGGGGCGCGCCCAGGAGCTGCTGCTGCAGAGTCAGCGGGCACAGGAGCAGAGCAGCTGCCTGCAG GCTGAGAAGTCTGTACTGGAGCTGCAGGGCCAGGAGCTGCACAGGAAGCTGGGGGTGCTGGAGGAAGAGGTGCAGGCGGCGCGGCGCTCCCAGGAGGAGACCCGCGGGCAGCAGCAGGCCCTGCTTCGGGATCACGAGGCCCTGGCACAGCTGCAGCGGCGGCAGGAGGCTGAGCTAGAGGGGCTGCTGGCCCGGCACCGCGACCTCAAGGCCAACATGCGGGCACTGGAGCTGGCCCACCGGGAGCTGCAGGGCCG GCACGAGCAGCTGCAGGCCCAGAGGGCCCACGTGGAGGCGCAGGAGGTGGCCCTGCTGGCAGAGCGCGAACGCCTGGTGCAGGACGGGCATCGGCAGCGGGGCCTGGAGGAGGAGCTCCGGAGACTGCAGAGTGAGCATGACAG AGCTCAGATGCTGCTGGCGGAGGTGTCCCAGGAGCGAGGTGAGCTGCAGGGGGAACGCGGGGAGCTGCGGGGCCGGCTGGCGAGGCTGGAGCTGGAGCGGGCACAGCTGGAGGCGCAGAGCCTGCGACTGCGAGAGTCCAACCAGCAGTTGGACCTGAGCGCCTGCCGGCTGGCCACACAGTGTGAG CTGTTGACGGAGCTCCGGAGCGCCCAGGAAGAGGAGAACCGGCAGCTGCTGGCCGAGGTGCAGGCTCTGAGCCGGGAGAACCGGGAGCTCCTGGAGCGCAGCCTGGAGAGCCGGGACCACCTGCACCGCGAGCAGCGCGAGTACCT gGACCAGCTCAATGCCCTGCGCCGGGAGAAGCAGAAGCTGGTGGAGAAGATCATGGACCAGTACCGCGTgctggaacctgggcccctgccccGGACCAA GGTCCCCCTCACCGGCACCCGTGCGCCGGgcccagagctccctgtgcttgCGGGATGA